The DNA window GCGGTGCGCCTTGGTGACAGCGAACAAGCACGAATGCTCAGCTTCGCTTATGTCGATGAGCTTCTCTCTTCCTATTCTCTCTCGGCGGCATGGCGTAAGATGGATGAGCTGTTCGTTTCGCTTGCCCGTTTTCTTGCTGAGCTAGGTGTTCGTTATGAACGAACTTCTTCGTTTTCCTCCTGCGGTTCAGAGGAGGAATTGAGACGAGCGATGGTTGATGAGCTTGACCGCATCGTCATACAGGTGGAAGTATGGCGCCAGCAGCAAGCCCACGGCAAAATCGGCAAGGCGAAGGACTACATTGACCGCCATTATGCCGAGCCGCTGACGCTTGAAGAGGTGGCCGAACACGTTGGGATGAGCCCGCATTACTTCAGCAAACTGTTCAAAGAGCAGTTTGGCATCACGTTTATCGATTACGTGACGAACGTGCGCATCGAGCGGGCCAAAGAAGCGCTCGTTCGCACCGATTGCAGTTTAAAAGAAATTTGTTTTTCCGTTGGCTACAATGACCCAAACTATTTCAGCCGCGTGTTTAAAAAACAAACGGGCTGGTCGCCGAGTGAATACCGGAAAAAACTGCAGAGGCGGTAGCCGGTGCAGCCTCGCCTACATCGAGAAACCTATGGGCCTGCCCTGAATTGGGCGGGCTTTTTTAGTGTTGTGCGCCCGCTCTCCCGTTGAGGGGGCAAACGGCTTGAAAAGAAGGGAGGCCGATGAGGCAGCTGCCGTGACTTGTCAATGATCCACCACTTACATTCTACTATTGAAACAGAGCGTTCCTGCGTGAATATAGAAGGCCGGTGAAAAACGGCTGTCACGAGCAAATCAGCGGCATTTTGCTAAAAAAGAAAGCTGATCCCGCAAGGTTTTTCTAATTGAGAAACAGCTGGAACTAGCAGTATTTTGCACGAAATCACCAGCCCTATAGATAGAAGACGGTTGAACATCAGCTGTTTGCCTTCCAGCGATTTTGAGAAACATCGGGGGCATGGAGTTTCTCCAATGGAGAAACTCCATGATTCATCCTCATTTTCCGTTGCCTCACCCGTCTCATCGACAAACCGCTTTTCGTTTTTGCTCCACAACAAAAAAGTGAAGAAAAACGCAAAAAAGTGAAGAAATCGAGTCGGAATCAGAGGAGTGGTGCATGATACAATCATCGTTGAAAGGGTTTTCAAAAGAGAATAAAGGGGGAGGAACATGCGAAAGAAAGCATCCGCATGGCTGGCGTTGGCGCTTGGCGTCGGGATGGCGCTGTCGGGCTGCAGCTCGAGCTCTTCTTCATCCGATGACGCCAACCAAGGCAGCCAAAAAGCAGGAGAGAAGCTGGAGATTTTCAGTTGGTGGACGGGAGCTGGTGAGGAAGACGGTCTCAAAGCGCTGATCAAGCTGTTCCAAGAAAAATATCCGGATATTGAAATCGAAAACGCGGCGGTGGCCGGCGGGGCCGGGACGAACGCCAAGGCGGTCTTAGCGAGCCGCATGCAAGGGAACGACCCGCCATCGACGTTCCAAGTGCACGGTGGGGCGGAGCTGAATGAAGGATGGGTCGCTGCCGGCAAAATGGAGCCGCTCAACGACTTGTATGAACAAGAAGGCTGGATGGACAAATTCCCGAAAGCGCTCATTGACATGGTCAGCAAAGACGGCAACATTTACTCCGTTCCGGTGAACATTCACCGCGGCAACGTCCTTTGGTACAACAAAAAAGTATTTGCCGACAACGGGCTTCAGCCGCCAAAAACGTTCGACGAGTTTTTCCAAGTGGCGGACCAGTTGAAGGCAAAAGGCATTACACCGCTTGCGCTCGGTGATAAAGAACCGTGGACCGCGACGCATTTGTTTGAAACGGTGTTGCTTGGCACGCTCGGAACGGACAACTACCAAAAACTTTGGACCGGAGAACTGTCGTTTGATGATCCGAAAGTGAAACAGGCGGTTGAGACGTTTAAGAAAATGCTCGGCTATATTAACGAAGACCATAGCTCGCGCAACTGGCAAGACGCGGCTCAGCTCGTCGCTGAAGGAAAAGCGGCCATGTACGTGATGGGCGACTGGGCCAAAGGCTATTTCGTCAACGATCTAAAATTAAAAGTGAACGAAGATTTCGGCTACGTACCGACACCGAACACCGATGGCAAGTTTATGGTCATCACCGATACGTTCGGCTTGCCAAAAGGCGTGAAAAACTCGGACGATGTGAAGAAGTTTTTAGCGGTGCTTGGTTCAGTCGAGGGGCAAGATGTGTTTAACCCGCTGAAAGGCTCGATCCCGGCTCGCATTGACGCCGATCCGTCCAAGTACGATGAATACGGCAAGCAAACGATGCAAGACTTCAAGACGGCGGAGCTGGCGCCGAGCTTAGCGCACGGTTCGGCAGCGCCGGAAGGGTTTGTCACGAAGGTCAATCAGGCCGTCAACATTTTCGTCACGCAAAAAGATGTGAATTCGTTTACGGACACTCTTGTTTCGGCAGCGGCGGAACTGAAGAAGTAATGAATGGAAAGGGGACGGGAGCCATTCTCTTCCCCTTTTCGTCATCATGAGGAGGGATGATGGTGGAAACGGTCAACGTCACAACGGCGGAGAAGGCAACGGCGGTCCCGACGGTGCGGAAAAAGCGAAAATGGACGGCCGACCATTGGCTGGCCGCCGTGTTTTTGGCGCCGTCGGTCATCTTGATTTTCCTATTTGTGTATGGATTTATCGGCTGGACAGGATATGTTTCGGTCAGCAATTGGAATTCGCTCGTTCCGGATTGGTCGTTCGCTGGATTGAAAAATTACCAGTATTTGTTCCAAGACTTTCGCTTTCAAGCTGATTTGCGCAATACGCTCGTATTTACGGTGTTGTTTATCGCCGTCGTGATTGTGCTCGGCCAACTGCTCGCGATTTTGCTTGACCAAAAGCTTCGTGGGGAATCGCTGTTTCGCAACATTTTCTTTTTCCCGATGGCCTTGTCTTTTGTCGTCACCGGGGTGGTGTGGCAATGGCTGTTCAACCCGTCAACGGGCGTGAACTTGTTCTTAAAACCGCTTGGCTTGGATTCCAAATGGTATACGGATACAACG is part of the Geobacillus sp. 46C-IIa genome and encodes:
- a CDS encoding carbohydrate ABC transporter permease — its product is MMVETVNVTTAEKATAVPTVRKKRKWTADHWLAAVFLAPSVILIFLFVYGFIGWTGYVSVSNWNSLVPDWSFAGLKNYQYLFQDFRFQADLRNTLVFTVLFIAVVIVLGQLLAILLDQKLRGESLFRNIFFFPMALSFVVTGVVWQWLFNPSTGVNLFLKPLGLDSKWYTDTTILGGFQWGKIEFGVPLAMIAVVVAAVWQMTGFAVAMYLAGLRAIPDEVREAARMDGATEFQLYWKIVLPLLRPITASVIIIMAHISLKIFDLVYAMTGPGANFVTDVPGVYMFETTFRGNYYANGAAIAIVMLLSVAMFIVPYLVSSRKGGS
- a CDS encoding ABC transporter substrate-binding protein, with the translated sequence MRKKASAWLALALGVGMALSGCSSSSSSSDDANQGSQKAGEKLEIFSWWTGAGEEDGLKALIKLFQEKYPDIEIENAAVAGGAGTNAKAVLASRMQGNDPPSTFQVHGGAELNEGWVAAGKMEPLNDLYEQEGWMDKFPKALIDMVSKDGNIYSVPVNIHRGNVLWYNKKVFADNGLQPPKTFDEFFQVADQLKAKGITPLALGDKEPWTATHLFETVLLGTLGTDNYQKLWTGELSFDDPKVKQAVETFKKMLGYINEDHSSRNWQDAAQLVAEGKAAMYVMGDWAKGYFVNDLKLKVNEDFGYVPTPNTDGKFMVITDTFGLPKGVKNSDDVKKFLAVLGSVEGQDVFNPLKGSIPARIDADPSKYDEYGKQTMQDFKTAELAPSLAHGSAAPEGFVTKVNQAVNIFVTQKDVNSFTDTLVSAAAELKK